One genomic region from Oncorhynchus clarkii lewisi isolate Uvic-CL-2024 chromosome 21, UVic_Ocla_1.0, whole genome shotgun sequence encodes:
- the LOC139379114 gene encoding butyrophilin subfamily 1 member A1-like — protein MPPCVIEKDSSRALYTVMWLYILAVWGVSLSTATSEMFTCSVPEDPVSARLGHVATMPCWLTPSMNAEGLEVRWYRPKDFDNPVLHYRERKIQEASQQSQYVGRSSLGLREVTSEGLKGGDVTLKLVNVTLRDQGEYVCYVSSNQDYETASVFLNVTVMGTPPLLSAVRTDSDSVNVSCVSHGWKPRPRLQWSDGRQTLKPEKLDYSSGAHGLVSAHSWVLSSSSSAPWVSCSLVLSEGEELEGRVDLRNVAAVPETSSGLKTAVIILALLLLLSVVFVGVLYKKTGNKSTHVITGDIVDIETMRQPEDLVDMETMRQAGVDVTLDPKTAPPYLTVGSTGKIVRDSKDNPCPPGEHACILGTCGFTSGSNAYWEVGLHNEQVGGKKSWWVGLASGPVKRHGDVPATPSNGFWFLSSDKEKGLRLNMAPDILLPANPRPQILGVYFDYDQGVLSFINVKDNKLIVTVRAMFIGEVFPLFNPGQGDTAPMTILDASHYKTEPVEVSVSERESKVAPPAEEAETVALLAFNQSRNHQTSQSKDCL, from the exons ATGCCACCTTGCGTTATTGAAAAAGACAGCTCGAGGGCCCTGTATACA gTTATGTGGTTGTACATATTGGCAGTTTGGGGTGTATCTCTCTCCACTGCCACTTCTG AAATGTTCACGTGTTCGGTACCCGAGGATCCGGTCTCGGCACGGTTGGGACATGTTGCCACCATGCCATGCTGGCTCACCCCTTCCATGAACGCAGAGGGCCTGGAGGTGCGTTGGTACCGGCCCAAAGATTTCGACAACCCGGTCTTGCACTACAGAGAGAGGAAGATCCAGGAAGCATCACAGCAGTCCCAATACGTGGGCCGCAGCTCCCTGGGGCTCCGGGAGGTTACTTCAGAAGGGCTGAAGGGAGGGGATGTGACCTTGAAGCTGGTTAATGTCACTCTGAGAGACCAAGGGGAGTATGTGTGTTACGTCAGCAGTAACCAGGACTATGAGACTGCCAGTGTCTTTCTCAATGTGACTG TGATGggcacccctcctctcctctcagcagtCAGAACAGATTCTGACTCTGTGAATGTGAGCTGTGTTTCCCATGGATGGAAGCCAAGGCCCAGGCTACAGTGGTCAGATGGGAGGCAGACTCTGAAACCTGAGAAGCTGGACTACAGCAGTGGTGCCCATGGTCTGGTGTCTGCCCACAGCTgggtcctctcttcctcctccagtgCTCCCTGGGTATCCTGTTCTCTGGTTCTGTCTGAAGGGGAGGAGTTGGAGGGAAGAGTGGACCTACGGAACGTGGCGGCTGTACCAG AGACTTCATCAGGACTGAAAACAGCTGTCATCATTTTAGCTCTGCTTCTGCTCCTGTCCGTTGTCTTCGTCGGTGTGCTCTACAAAAAGACAG GAAACAAATCAACACATGTGATTACAGGAG ATATAGTGGACATCGAGACTATGAGACAACCTGAAG ATTTAGTCGATATGGAGACTATGAGACAAGCTGGAG TGGATGTCACATTGGATCCCAAGACAGCTCCTCCTTATCTGACAGTTGGTTCAACTGGTAAAATTGTGAGAGACAGTAAAGATAATCCATGTCCTCCGGGTGAGCATGCTTGTATACTTGGAACATGTGGTTTTACCTCGGGCAGCAATGCTTACTGGGAGGTTGGACTGCATAATGAGCAGGTAGGCGGTAAAAAATCCTGGTGGGTTGGACTGGCAAGTGGGCCTGTTAAAAGACATGGTGATGTACCAGCCACACCTTCCAATGGTTTCTGGTTCCTGTCCTCAGACAAAGAGAAAGGCTTACGGCTTAATATGGCCCCCGACATCCTACTTCCTGCCAATCCTAGACCTCAGATACTAGGGGTGTATTTTGACTATGACCAAGGAGTACTCTCTTTTATCAACGTAAAAGACAATAAACTGATTGTCACTGTGAGAGCTATGTTCATTGGGGAGGTGTTTCCTCTTTTTAACCCAGGTCAAGGTGACACAGCCCCTATGACGATATTAGATGCTAGCCACTATAAAACAGAACCTGTAGAAGTTTCTGTTTCTGAAAGAGAGAGTAAAGTCGCTCCACCTGCTGAAGAGGCTGAGACTGTTGCCCTTCTAGCTTTTAACCAAAGTCGCAATCATCAGACTTCTCAATCCAAAGATTGTCTTTAA